In Carassius gibelio isolate Cgi1373 ecotype wild population from Czech Republic chromosome B4, carGib1.2-hapl.c, whole genome shotgun sequence, one DNA window encodes the following:
- the LOC127956532 gene encoding protein SCAF11 isoform X1, translated as MQEGPGKGGQNSDESLEDEEAQRCPICLNRTRRTDRARPDCCRHVYCSACILRWAQMVQSCPVDRRPFSVIYLQGSSQQCIKLPVKAPRPSEPHKCCSLEGQRMCRISVGETGNTERSQEKTATANQKCHRTSDDLDASVDKNRKVNGDSCHSLLLTKHFHSSLPSQQGATVGTLPQIMTGSVEVSEEGPDGVQWRRIERKRRWLPASVQIFSTGVPRVSLRSHLLLSAVSASLNLLLSEHTVPHGIVCAVTCPKGEKRKGTRGSGSKTSVKPAEAAATRRSSRHSRSESEDSSAAQPTDSDTTSSTPQPINDTQASTSRGQQGSNPRPGAKTRGRPKKMKVARPEDEEQETEIGNHEEDGVAEETEPEESKTDQKASSDHIDGDHEPVDTEEKMEVENQMSPTEDECVFSPDVSSQEEETAKVEEEVVNESVIEVEDNQILPQEDSKQEVETNDEDHDELVNDPPIQEQDCPSPSCAELEESQSDSQDAESPLQLETAAEPPTDASDQSVDPKSEPDTTEDCLDKQESSSPPPLTEDQADEPSVPEEKGVPESKDTNASCPQDNTDPIPMECDSPASEIVAHIAEAGMDPTAKEPQVDDPKPKLDSCKEDKVSDKREREGRSRRSRFHSPTTTWSPNRESKSEGSRRSRSRSRDRSHKRRSTSRNREQQEDGRRNRSRSRSRERSRRRRSRSRDRKQSGHRSPSQEHADHGTNSPRKRESWGGDGWRSRGDGRGFRNSNWRNNAEKPRHFSSREPDSSDNGKFHEASPDRGRTENPDWVQERERLWADTDSRGREPRRDENAGDLPSDSWSRGGWNAGRGRGGTHWTSSQQSEPADNWRQRTSFSGTTNNADSYNRFNDNRPGGKRKEFEGTETPLDRSGWSSASSWAVRRTLPADVQNYYSRRDRGGGNNAWNRQEEDQGAPGVPKQADPPQNEPNAPLPTEVVPALPPPLMPHQMGVMGVLRYPMGPLLPRPPAVGLQPPPQFSLPPPVPVQLHPTGALLQVPSISVQALPPPPPPPPPVQQSGFTTAQSDSYPPQQVMSSFPVQGKASFKPMSTKVAAVPPPPVGTPRVTQPSSITTQPASHSKAHADSSKKEKKLQIQERAVNEVKAAIKPYYQKNEINKEEYKEIVRKAVEKVCHSKSGEVNADKVANLVKAYVDKYKCIRKSKSEKS; from the exons ATGCAAGAAGGGCCAGGAAAGG GCGGGCAGAACTCTGATGAGAGTTTGGAGGATGAGGAGGCTCAGCGGTGCCCGATTTGTCTGAACCGAACCAGACGGACGGATAGAGCCAGACCAGACTGCTGCAGACACGTCTACTGCTCGGCCTGCATCCTCCGCTGGGCTCAG ATGGTACAGTCCTGCCCGGTGGACCGCAGACCCTTCAGTGTGATCTACCTGCAGGGCTCCTCGCAGCAGTGCATCAAG CTTCCTGTGAAGGCACCCAGACCGTCAGAGCCGCACAAGTGCTGCAGTCTGGAGGGCCAACGAATGTGTCGCATCTCAGT GGGAGAGACGGGAAACACGGAGAGATCGCAAGAGAAAACAGCTACTGCCAATCAGAAATGCCACAGAACAT cAGATGATTTGGATGCATCTGTGGATAAAAACAGAAAG GTGAATGGAGACTCATGCcactctcttctgctcactaagcATTTTCACTCATCACTTCCCAGCCAGCAGGGGGCGACGGTGGGCACACTGCCACAGATCAT GACAGGATCTGTTGAGGTTTCTGAGGAGGGACCAGACGGCGTCCAGTGGAGGAGAATAGAGAGAAAACGCAGGTGGCTTCCTGCCTCTGTACAAATCTTCTCTACAGGTGTGCCCAG GGTATCACTCCGCTCTCACCTGCTTCTGTCAGCTGTCTCTGCCTCTCTGAATCTGCTGCTTTCTGAACACACAG TTCCTCATGGCATAGTTTGTGCCGTCACTTGCCCTAAAGGTGAGAAAAGAAAGGGAACCAGGGGCTCTGGGTCAAAGACCTCGGTGAAACCAGCAGAAGCTGCTGCTACCAGGCGTTCCTCTAGACACAGTCGCTCTGAGTCGGAGGATTCCTCAGCCGCACAGCCAACAGATTCAGATACCACGTCTTCTACACCACAACCCATAAATGATACTCAGGCTTCTACAAGCAGAGGGCAGCAGGGGAGCAATCCAAGGCCTGGAGCAAAGACAAGAGGACGTCCAAAAAAGATGAAGGTGGCAAGACCTGAGGATGAGGAGCAAGAAACTGAGATTGGGAATCATGAGGAAGATGGAGTCGCAGAGGAAACTGAACCTGAAGAATCAAAAACAGACCAGAAAGCAAGTTCTGATCACATCGATGGTGATCATGAGCCAGTCGATACAGAAGAGAAGATGGAGGTGGAGAATCAGATGAGTCCGACTGAGGATGAATGTGTTTTTTCCCCTGATGTCAGTAGCCAGGAAGAGGAAACGGCAAAAGTAGAAGAAGAAGTGGTGAACGAAAGTGTGATTGAAGTTGAAGACAATCAGATACTTCCACAAGAAGATAGCAAACAAGAAGTGGAGACAAATGATGAAGACCATGATGAATTAGTGAATGATCCACCAATACAAGAGCAAGATTGTCCTTCTCCTTCCTGTGCAGAACTAGAAGAGTCTCAGTCTGACTCCCAGGACGCAGAATCACCTCTGCAACTGGAAACAGCAGCTGAACCTCCTACAGATGCTTCAGACCAGTCTGTAGATCCGAAATCAGAGCCTGACACTACAGAAGACTGTttggacaagcaggaatccagtAGTCCTCCACCTCTCACAGAGGACCAGGCTGACGAACCGTCGGTTCCAGAAGAGAAAGGCGTCCCAGAATCAAAGGACACTAATGCAAGTTGTCCTCAGGATAACACTGATCCCATTCCTATGGAGTGCGATTCTCCTGCATCCGAGATTGTAGCCCACATTGCTGAAGCTGGGATGGATCCCACTGCGAAAGAGCCTCAGGTGGATGATCCAAAGCCCAAACTTGATTCTTGTAAGGAGGATAAAGTGTCAGATAAGAGGGAGCGGGAGGGACGATCCCGCAGGTCTCGCTTTCACTCGCCTACGACCACCTGGTCTCCCAACAGGGAGTCTAAGAGCGAAGGGTCTCGCAGGTCAAGGTCTCGATCACGGGATCGTAGCCACAAGAGACGCTCCACATCTCGAAACCGTGAACAGCAAGAGGATGGCAGGCGGAATCGGAGCCGTAGTCGTAGTAGGGAGCGGAGTCGCAGGCGGCGTAGTCGCTCCAGAGACCGAAAGCAATCCGGACACCGGAGCCCATCCCAGGAACACGCTGATCACGGAACCAACTCTCCTCGCAAGAGAGAGTCTTGGGGAGGGGATGGATGGCGAAGCAGGGGCGATGGACGAGGTTTCCGCAATTCCAACTGGAGGAACAATGCAGAGAAACCTCGGCATTTCTCATCAAGAGAACCCGATTCGTCTGACAACGGCAAATTCCATGAGGCATCGCCCGACCGAGGCAGAACCGAGAACCCGGATTGGGTGCAAGAGAGGGAGAGGCTTTGGGCAGACACTGATTCCAGAGGACGTGAGCCACGAAGGGACGAAAATGCAGGTGATCTTCCTTCAGATTCCTGGTCTCGAGGTGGCTGGAATGCTGGCCGTGGAAGAGGAGGCACACACTGGACATCCAGCCAGCAGAGCGAGCCAGCAGATAACTGGAGGCAGCGTACCTCTTTCTCAGGGACAACAAACAATGCAGATTCTTATAATCGCTTCAATGACAATAGACCTGGAGGGAAGAGGAAAGAGTTTGAGGGCACTGAGACTCCGCTGGATCGTTCCGGATGGTCATCGGCGTCCAGCTGGGCCGTACGCCGAACTCTCCCGGCTGATGTGCAGAACTACTACTCGCGCAGAGACCGGGGAGGCGGGAACAACGCCTGGAACAGACAAGAGGAGGACCAAGGTGCACCAGGTGTCCCAAAACAAGCAG ATCCCCCCCAGAATGAGCCAAATGCACCACTGCCAACAGAGGTGGTCCCAGCCCTGCCCCCTCCCCTGATGCCCCACCAGATGGGTGTGATGGGGGTCCTGCGTTACCCCATGGGGCCTCTGCTGCCAAGACCTCCAGCTGTGGGTCTGCAGCCTCCTCCCCAGTTTAGCTTGCCCCCTCCAGTGCCAGTTCAGCTGCACCCCACTGGGGCGCTCCTCCAGGTCCCATCCATATCTGTGCAGGCACTGCCTCCACCTCCACCACCGCCTCCACCTGTGCAACAGAGCGGCTTCACCACAGCACAGTCTGACAGCTACCCGCCTCAG CAGGTGATGTCCAGTTTTCCCGTACAAGGCAAAGCTTCGTTTAAACCCATGTCAACCAAAGTAGCTGCTGTGCCTCCTCCTCCTGTCGGGACGCCCCGTGTGACCCAGCCATCCTCCATCACCACCCAACCCGCCTCTCACAGCAAGGCCCACGCTGACAGCTCGAAGAAAGAGAAG AAATTGCAGATTCAGGAGCGGGCCGTCAATGAGGTGAAAGCAGCGATTAAGCCATATTATCAGAAGAATGAAATCAACAAGGAGGAATATAAAGAGATTGTACGGAAAGCTGTGgaaaaa GTGTGTCACAGCAAAAGTGGCGAGGTGAACGCCGACAAGGTGGCTAACCTGGTGAAAGCGTATGTCGACAAATACAAATGCATCCGCAAAAGCAAATCGGAGAAGAGCTGA
- the LOC127956532 gene encoding protein SCAF11 isoform X4 translates to MQEGPGKGGQNSDESLEDEEAQRCPICLNRTRRTDRARPDCCRHVYCSACILRWAQMVQSCPVDRRPFSVIYLQGSSQQCIKLPVKAPRPSEPHKCCSLEGQRMCRISVGETGNTERSQEKTATANQKCHRTSDDLDASVDKNRKVNGDSCHSLLLTKHFHSSLPSQQGATVGTLPQIMTGSVEVSEEGPDGVQWRRIERKRRWLPASVQIFSTGVPRVSLRSHLLLSAVSASLNLLLSEHTVPHGIVCAVTCPKGEKRKGTRGSGSKTSVKPAEAAATRRSSRHSRSESEDSSAAQPTDSDTTSSTPQPINDTQASTSRGQQGSNPRPGAKTRGRPKKMKVARPEDEEQETEIGNHEEDGVAEETEPEESKTDQKASSDHIDGDHEPVDTEEKMEVENQMSPTEDECVFSPDVSSQEEETAKVEEEVVNESVIEVEDNQILPQEDSKQEVETNDEDHDELVNDPPIQEQDCPSPSCAELEESQSDSQDAESPLQLETAAEPPTDASDQSVDPKSEPDTTEDCLDKQESSSPPPLTEDQADEPSVPEEKGVPESKDTNASCPQDNTDPIPMECDSPASEIVAHIAEAGMDPTAKEPQVDDPKPKLDSCKEDKVSDKREREGRSRRSRFHSPTTTWSPNRESKSEGSRRSRSRSRDRSHKRRSTSRNREQQEDGRRNRSRSRSRERSRRRRSRSRDRKQSGHRSPSQEHADHGTNSPRKRESWGGDGWRSRGDGRGFRNSNWRNNAEKPRHFSSREPDSSDNGKFHEASPDRGRTENPDWVQERERLWADTDSRGREPRRDENAGDLPSDSWSRGGWNAGRGRGGTHWTSSQQSEPADNWRQRTSFSGTTNNADSYNRFNDNRPGGKRKEFEGTETPLDRSGWSSASSWAVRRTLPADVQNYYSRRDRGGGNNAWNRQEEDQGAPGVPKQADPPQNEPNAPLPTEVVPALPPPLMPHQMGVMGVLRYPMGPLLPRPPAVGLQPPPQFSLPPPVPVQLHPTGALLQVPSISVQALPPPPPPPPPVQQSGFTTAQSDSYPPQQVMSSFPVQGKASFKPMSTKVAAVPPPPVGTPRVTQPSSITTQPASHSKAHADSSKKEKIQERAVNEVKAAIKPYYQKNEINKEEYKEIVRKAVEKVCHSKSGEVNADKVANLVKAYVDKYKCIRKSKSEKS, encoded by the exons ATGCAAGAAGGGCCAGGAAAGG GCGGGCAGAACTCTGATGAGAGTTTGGAGGATGAGGAGGCTCAGCGGTGCCCGATTTGTCTGAACCGAACCAGACGGACGGATAGAGCCAGACCAGACTGCTGCAGACACGTCTACTGCTCGGCCTGCATCCTCCGCTGGGCTCAG ATGGTACAGTCCTGCCCGGTGGACCGCAGACCCTTCAGTGTGATCTACCTGCAGGGCTCCTCGCAGCAGTGCATCAAG CTTCCTGTGAAGGCACCCAGACCGTCAGAGCCGCACAAGTGCTGCAGTCTGGAGGGCCAACGAATGTGTCGCATCTCAGT GGGAGAGACGGGAAACACGGAGAGATCGCAAGAGAAAACAGCTACTGCCAATCAGAAATGCCACAGAACAT cAGATGATTTGGATGCATCTGTGGATAAAAACAGAAAG GTGAATGGAGACTCATGCcactctcttctgctcactaagcATTTTCACTCATCACTTCCCAGCCAGCAGGGGGCGACGGTGGGCACACTGCCACAGATCAT GACAGGATCTGTTGAGGTTTCTGAGGAGGGACCAGACGGCGTCCAGTGGAGGAGAATAGAGAGAAAACGCAGGTGGCTTCCTGCCTCTGTACAAATCTTCTCTACAGGTGTGCCCAG GGTATCACTCCGCTCTCACCTGCTTCTGTCAGCTGTCTCTGCCTCTCTGAATCTGCTGCTTTCTGAACACACAG TTCCTCATGGCATAGTTTGTGCCGTCACTTGCCCTAAAGGTGAGAAAAGAAAGGGAACCAGGGGCTCTGGGTCAAAGACCTCGGTGAAACCAGCAGAAGCTGCTGCTACCAGGCGTTCCTCTAGACACAGTCGCTCTGAGTCGGAGGATTCCTCAGCCGCACAGCCAACAGATTCAGATACCACGTCTTCTACACCACAACCCATAAATGATACTCAGGCTTCTACAAGCAGAGGGCAGCAGGGGAGCAATCCAAGGCCTGGAGCAAAGACAAGAGGACGTCCAAAAAAGATGAAGGTGGCAAGACCTGAGGATGAGGAGCAAGAAACTGAGATTGGGAATCATGAGGAAGATGGAGTCGCAGAGGAAACTGAACCTGAAGAATCAAAAACAGACCAGAAAGCAAGTTCTGATCACATCGATGGTGATCATGAGCCAGTCGATACAGAAGAGAAGATGGAGGTGGAGAATCAGATGAGTCCGACTGAGGATGAATGTGTTTTTTCCCCTGATGTCAGTAGCCAGGAAGAGGAAACGGCAAAAGTAGAAGAAGAAGTGGTGAACGAAAGTGTGATTGAAGTTGAAGACAATCAGATACTTCCACAAGAAGATAGCAAACAAGAAGTGGAGACAAATGATGAAGACCATGATGAATTAGTGAATGATCCACCAATACAAGAGCAAGATTGTCCTTCTCCTTCCTGTGCAGAACTAGAAGAGTCTCAGTCTGACTCCCAGGACGCAGAATCACCTCTGCAACTGGAAACAGCAGCTGAACCTCCTACAGATGCTTCAGACCAGTCTGTAGATCCGAAATCAGAGCCTGACACTACAGAAGACTGTttggacaagcaggaatccagtAGTCCTCCACCTCTCACAGAGGACCAGGCTGACGAACCGTCGGTTCCAGAAGAGAAAGGCGTCCCAGAATCAAAGGACACTAATGCAAGTTGTCCTCAGGATAACACTGATCCCATTCCTATGGAGTGCGATTCTCCTGCATCCGAGATTGTAGCCCACATTGCTGAAGCTGGGATGGATCCCACTGCGAAAGAGCCTCAGGTGGATGATCCAAAGCCCAAACTTGATTCTTGTAAGGAGGATAAAGTGTCAGATAAGAGGGAGCGGGAGGGACGATCCCGCAGGTCTCGCTTTCACTCGCCTACGACCACCTGGTCTCCCAACAGGGAGTCTAAGAGCGAAGGGTCTCGCAGGTCAAGGTCTCGATCACGGGATCGTAGCCACAAGAGACGCTCCACATCTCGAAACCGTGAACAGCAAGAGGATGGCAGGCGGAATCGGAGCCGTAGTCGTAGTAGGGAGCGGAGTCGCAGGCGGCGTAGTCGCTCCAGAGACCGAAAGCAATCCGGACACCGGAGCCCATCCCAGGAACACGCTGATCACGGAACCAACTCTCCTCGCAAGAGAGAGTCTTGGGGAGGGGATGGATGGCGAAGCAGGGGCGATGGACGAGGTTTCCGCAATTCCAACTGGAGGAACAATGCAGAGAAACCTCGGCATTTCTCATCAAGAGAACCCGATTCGTCTGACAACGGCAAATTCCATGAGGCATCGCCCGACCGAGGCAGAACCGAGAACCCGGATTGGGTGCAAGAGAGGGAGAGGCTTTGGGCAGACACTGATTCCAGAGGACGTGAGCCACGAAGGGACGAAAATGCAGGTGATCTTCCTTCAGATTCCTGGTCTCGAGGTGGCTGGAATGCTGGCCGTGGAAGAGGAGGCACACACTGGACATCCAGCCAGCAGAGCGAGCCAGCAGATAACTGGAGGCAGCGTACCTCTTTCTCAGGGACAACAAACAATGCAGATTCTTATAATCGCTTCAATGACAATAGACCTGGAGGGAAGAGGAAAGAGTTTGAGGGCACTGAGACTCCGCTGGATCGTTCCGGATGGTCATCGGCGTCCAGCTGGGCCGTACGCCGAACTCTCCCGGCTGATGTGCAGAACTACTACTCGCGCAGAGACCGGGGAGGCGGGAACAACGCCTGGAACAGACAAGAGGAGGACCAAGGTGCACCAGGTGTCCCAAAACAAGCAG ATCCCCCCCAGAATGAGCCAAATGCACCACTGCCAACAGAGGTGGTCCCAGCCCTGCCCCCTCCCCTGATGCCCCACCAGATGGGTGTGATGGGGGTCCTGCGTTACCCCATGGGGCCTCTGCTGCCAAGACCTCCAGCTGTGGGTCTGCAGCCTCCTCCCCAGTTTAGCTTGCCCCCTCCAGTGCCAGTTCAGCTGCACCCCACTGGGGCGCTCCTCCAGGTCCCATCCATATCTGTGCAGGCACTGCCTCCACCTCCACCACCGCCTCCACCTGTGCAACAGAGCGGCTTCACCACAGCACAGTCTGACAGCTACCCGCCTCAG CAGGTGATGTCCAGTTTTCCCGTACAAGGCAAAGCTTCGTTTAAACCCATGTCAACCAAAGTAGCTGCTGTGCCTCCTCCTCCTGTCGGGACGCCCCGTGTGACCCAGCCATCCTCCATCACCACCCAACCCGCCTCTCACAGCAAGGCCCACGCTGACAGCTCGAAGAAAGAGAAG ATTCAGGAGCGGGCCGTCAATGAGGTGAAAGCAGCGATTAAGCCATATTATCAGAAGAATGAAATCAACAAGGAGGAATATAAAGAGATTGTACGGAAAGCTGTGgaaaaa GTGTGTCACAGCAAAAGTGGCGAGGTGAACGCCGACAAGGTGGCTAACCTGGTGAAAGCGTATGTCGACAAATACAAATGCATCCGCAAAAGCAAATCGGAGAAGAGCTGA